The following are encoded in a window of Pygocentrus nattereri isolate fPygNat1 chromosome 5, fPygNat1.pri, whole genome shotgun sequence genomic DNA:
- the LOC108440934 gene encoding syncoilin-like, translated as MCAERCLTNVDLMLEKEEEEDAVKQEDQMEQKREEATCCSGRGKEADRRSDRRCSLEQDEGPEEKIAGRDVAGGRLVWDIPAGRRFGGLPAQWSVGQEVVDVFECCLEEVEHLQLRRETLVQELLALERPLQAQLQDLRLQLTHARSRLSHAELHTRTLQEEVKRVKRKLFTVMRDCIQSQITLSAQKYEVEQFTFIQEELQDEVLQRLQELTQLRENQQSRLATLREQLQGQHRPRAANDLSHCRRASADLSRYTRASMKSLEEWYEPRLLAMLRRKQASEDTLKKSRELGQDLKKRLEPLREESRKMELEREQLQQRIELMEEEKRERVAQHRETVSSLEERVRELQTGIQIQINTNRQLTEINHCLTAQSQVYRRCLGYTDGPETPDEETETEIQ; from the exons ATGTGCGCTGAAAG GTGCCTCACAAACGTTGATCTGATGttggagaaggaggaggaggaggatgctGTGAAGCAGGAGGACCAGATGgagcagaagagagaagaagCTACATGCTGCAGTGGGAGAGGTAAAGAGGCGGACAGGAGGTCAGACAGGAGGTGTTCATTGGAGCAGGATGAGGGTCCAGAGGAGAAGATCGCTGGTCGTGATGTTGCAGGTGGACGTCTGGTCTGGGACATTCCTGCAGGCAGGAGGTTTGGGGGTCTCCCCGCGCAGTGGTCTGTCGGGCAGGAGGTGGTGGACGTGTTTGAGTGCTGTTTGGAGGAGGTGGAGCATCTCCAGCTCAGACGGGAGACCCTGGTGCAGGAGCTGCTGGCATTAGAGCGCCCCCTGCAGGCTCAGCTGCAGGACCTGCGGCTGCAGCTCACACACGCGCGCAGCCGCCTCTCACATGCAGAGCTGCACACACGCACGCTGCAGGAGGAGGTGAAGCGCGTGAAGAGGAAACTGTTCACCGTGATGAGAGACTGCATCCAAAGCCAGATCACCCTCTCAGCGCAGAAATACGAGGTGGAGCAGTTCACCTTCATACAG GAGGAGCTGCAGGACGAGGTGCTGCAGCGGCTGCAGGAGTTAACGCAGCTGCGTGAGAACCAGCAGAGCAGACTGGCCACACTGAGGGAGCAGCTGCAGGGTCAGCACCGTCCACGGGCCGCCAATGACCTCTCTCACTGCCGCCGAGCCTCGGCTGACCTCTCCCGCTACACACGGGCCAGCATGAAGAGCCTGGAGGAGTG GTATGAGCCGCGCTTGCTGGCCATGCTGAGGAGGAAGCAGGCGAGTGAGGACACTCTGAAGAAGAGCCGGGAACTCGGGCAGGACCTGAAGAAACGTCTGGAGCCGCTGAGAGAGGAAAGCCGGAAGATGGAGCTGGAGAGAGAACAACTGCAGCAGAGGATCGAACtgatggaggaggagaagagagagagagtagcacAGCACAGg GAGACGGTGTCGTCATTAGAGGAGCGCGTGAGGGAGCTACAGACAGGGATCCAGATTCAGATCAACACCAACAGACAACTGACTGAGATCAACCACTGCCTCACCGCGCAGAGCCAGGtgtacag gagGTGTTTAGGCTACACTGACGGACCAGAAACTCCAGAtgaagagacagaaacagagattcAGTAG